From Ovis aries strain OAR_USU_Benz2616 breed Rambouillet unplaced genomic scaffold, ARS-UI_Ramb_v3.0 scaffold_134, whole genome shotgun sequence, the proteins below share one genomic window:
- the LOC114112914 gene encoding small cysteine and glycine repeat-containing protein 7-like has translation MGCCGCGSCGGCGGGCGGGCGSGCGGGCGGGCGGGCSSCNSCRCYRVGCCSSCCPCCCGCCGGCCSVPVVCCHRRTCSCHSCGCGGGKGCCQQKSCCCQQKCSCQKQCCH, from the coding sequence ATGGGCTGCTGTGGTTGTGGAAGTTGTGGTGGCTGTGGTGGTGGCTGCGGTGGTGGCTGCGGCAGTGGCTGTGGCGGTGGCTGCGGCGGTGGCTGTGGTGGTGGCTGCAGCAGCTGCAACAGCTGCAGGTGCTACCGGGTGGgctgctgcagcagctgctgcccctgctgctgcggctgctgtggGGGCTGCTGCAGCGTCCCCGTGGTCTGCTGCCACCGCCGCACCTGCAGCTGCCACTCGTGTGGCTGCGGTGGTGGGAAGGGCTGTTGCCAgcagaagagctgctgctgccagcAGAAGTGCAGCTGCCAGAAGCAATGCTGCCACTAG